A single window of bacterium DNA harbors:
- a CDS encoding C1 family peptidase, with the protein MAAIKYSMGWLPDYPDFRDYTPDHAIIHPMLAKIGLTGKGKKTLPAAVDLRPWCSAIEDQGDLGSCTAQAGASLVEYFARRTMERYTDVSRLFLYKVTRNLMRQKGDTGAFIRTTMGALVLFGVPPELYWPYKEKDFDREPPAFCYAFAQNYQAISYYRLDAAGTSKPEALEAVKTNLAAGLPVMFGFTVFSSITQASDTGLIPYPTQGEKILGGHAIMAVGYDDKVEIVNANPEGPKSRGAFLIRNSWGPKWGLEGYGWLPYDYLLKGLAIDWWSILKNEWVETGQFEP; encoded by the coding sequence TGCCCGACTATCCGGATTTTCGCGATTATACCCCCGATCATGCTATCATCCATCCCATGCTGGCAAAAATCGGTTTGACGGGCAAAGGTAAAAAAACGCTGCCCGCGGCGGTGGATCTCCGTCCCTGGTGCTCCGCGATCGAGGATCAGGGTGATCTTGGCTCATGCACCGCCCAGGCTGGCGCCAGTCTGGTGGAGTATTTCGCCCGTCGTACGATGGAACGGTACACGGATGTCTCGCGGCTCTTTCTTTATAAAGTCACCCGCAACCTGATGCGGCAGAAAGGCGACACCGGAGCCTTCATCCGGACCACCATGGGCGCGCTGGTGCTCTTTGGCGTGCCTCCGGAACTCTATTGGCCCTACAAGGAGAAGGATTTCGACAGAGAGCCGCCCGCCTTTTGCTATGCCTTTGCACAGAATTATCAGGCCATCAGCTACTATCGTCTGGACGCGGCAGGCACCAGCAAACCGGAGGCCCTGGAGGCGGTGAAAACCAATCTGGCGGCAGGGCTGCCGGTGATGTTCGGTTTTACCGTATTCAGCTCGATCACCCAGGCGAGTGATACCGGATTGATCCCCTATCCGACACAGGGTGAAAAGATCCTCGGAGGGCATGCGATTATGGCGGTGGGCTACGACGACAAGGTCGAGATCGTCAACGCCAATCCCGAGGGGCCCAAATCCCGGGGTGCTTTTCTGATCCGCAACTCCTGGGGTCCCAAATGGGGCCTGGAGGGCTACGGCTGGCTCCCCTATGATTATCTGCTCAAGGGATTGGCGATCGATTGGTGGTCGATCCTCAAAAACGAGTGGGTCGAGACCGGGCAGTTTGAGCCCTGA